One region of Aurantimonas sp. HBX-1 genomic DNA includes:
- a CDS encoding YVTN family beta-propeller repeat protein, which produces MRRLTTAALAATLALSASPAFAYKIFVSNEKGNDITVLDSENFEVIDTFAVGQRPRGIAVSPDGKHLYVCASDNDTIQVYDTATYAFVRTLPSGPDPELLVVSPDGKRLYAANEDDNLVTAIDLETGKRLAEIPVGVEPEGMGISPDGQTIVNTSETTNMAHFIDRDSQQITANVLVDSRPRFAQYKADGSEIWVSAEIGGTVTVIDAATKEVKHKITFEIQGIRPEAIQPVGVRISDDGTRAYVALGPANRVAVIDANTYEVLDYLLVGQRVWQLAFSPDQKHLFTTNGISNDVSIVDVEAGEVIKSVQVGQEPWGVAVTPE; this is translated from the coding sequence TTGAGACGACTGACGACGGCGGCCCTGGCCGCGACGCTTGCTTTGTCCGCGAGCCCCGCTTTCGCCTACAAGATCTTCGTATCGAACGAGAAGGGCAACGACATCACCGTGCTCGACTCGGAGAATTTCGAGGTGATCGACACCTTCGCCGTCGGCCAGCGGCCGCGCGGCATCGCCGTCAGCCCGGACGGCAAGCACCTCTATGTCTGCGCCAGCGACAACGACACGATCCAGGTCTACGACACCGCGACCTACGCGTTCGTCCGCACCCTGCCTTCCGGCCCCGATCCCGAGCTGCTGGTGGTCTCGCCTGACGGCAAGCGCCTCTACGCCGCCAACGAGGACGACAATCTCGTCACCGCCATCGACCTCGAGACCGGCAAGCGGCTCGCCGAGATTCCGGTGGGCGTCGAGCCCGAGGGCATGGGCATCTCCCCGGACGGCCAGACCATCGTGAACACGTCGGAAACGACGAACATGGCCCACTTCATCGACCGCGACAGCCAGCAGATCACCGCCAACGTGCTGGTCGATTCGCGGCCGCGCTTCGCCCAGTACAAGGCCGACGGCTCGGAGATCTGGGTCAGCGCCGAGATCGGCGGCACGGTCACGGTCATCGACGCGGCGACCAAGGAGGTCAAGCACAAGATCACCTTCGAGATCCAGGGCATCCGGCCGGAGGCGATCCAGCCGGTCGGCGTGCGCATCTCCGACGACGGCACCAGGGCCTACGTGGCGCTCGGACCCGCCAACCGCGTCGCCGTGATCGATGCGAACACCTACGAGGTGCTCGACTATCTGCTGGTCGGCCAGCGCGTCTGGCAGCTCGCCTTCTCGCCCGACCAGAAGCACCTGTTCACCACCAACGGCATCTCCAACGACGTCTCGATCGTCGATGTGGAGGCCGGCGAGGTGATCAAGTCGGTGCAGGTCGGCCAGGAGCCCTGGGGCGTCGCCGTCACGCCGGAATGA
- a CDS encoding response regulator transcription factor, with protein sequence MKILIVDDHTVVRDGVRRLVEVLPDTEIAEAESPSEALAMFRRFRPDVVVLDINLKNGSGLDALRRLRADDPKARVVVFSMYSDIVYAVSAQRDGALGYVSKSAPSDELLVAIEKAFEGIAYVDAETAALMAEHESHGGGARDLSRRELQILHMLGEGKSLADIADGLGVAYKTIANTSTRMKEKLGVERTSDLVRFALETKGGRMLGRDGK encoded by the coding sequence ATGAAGATCCTGATCGTCGACGATCACACCGTGGTGCGCGACGGGGTCCGGCGGCTGGTCGAGGTGCTGCCGGACACCGAGATCGCCGAGGCCGAGAGCCCGTCTGAGGCGCTGGCGATGTTCCGGCGCTTCCGCCCGGACGTGGTGGTGCTCGACATCAACCTGAAGAACGGCAGCGGCCTCGACGCCCTGCGGCGGCTGCGGGCCGACGACCCCAAGGCCCGTGTCGTCGTCTTCTCGATGTATTCCGACATCGTCTACGCGGTGTCCGCCCAGCGCGACGGCGCACTCGGCTACGTCTCCAAGAGTGCCCCGTCCGACGAGCTGCTGGTGGCGATCGAGAAGGCCTTCGAGGGCATCGCCTATGTCGACGCCGAGACCGCCGCCTTGATGGCCGAGCACGAGTCGCACGGCGGCGGGGCGCGCGACCTGTCACGGCGCGAGCTGCAGATCCTGCACATGCTGGGTGAAGGCAAGAGCCTCGCCGACATCGCCGACGGGCTCGGCGTCGCCTACAAGACCATCGCCAACACCTCCACCCGCATGAAGGAGAAGCTCGGCGTCGAGCGCACCTCCGACCTCGTACGCTTCGCGCTGGAGACCAAGGGCGGGCGAATGCTGGGCCGGGACGGCAAGTAG
- a CDS encoding sensor histidine kinase — protein sequence MSLKARLAVTLTIAFLVILTIGSALTFRQATQNIAAELSAARSVANNRVAQLIAELPASRDVPGKLASFVRAFNGDRHVQIMLIDATGAVRDFSQPAQDGGALPAWFVQLLAPEPSVTVMPLSGSALPMTGAVVSIDPRNELADTWTELSVSFAILALFVLIAFVAVWVVADRALRPLDAIQAGFGRIGGGDYATPVEAAGPPEMRSLAAGFNRMASQLDEVSARNRRLSEQLLRLQDEERAELARDLHDEVGPLLFAIDVDASAIARLARRDTPQGPLAERAEAIKQAAHQARREVRRILGGLRPGLLPGLGLKVAVETMLGELARRHPDVAFVADVADGDWGGPTETLLQRVVREAVNNALRHGHPGRIAVHVAPRDGRLWFEIVDDGGGLPAGGPTGGFGLIGMRERIEAASGDLTVTQVALPPGVRLSGSVPLAAHDEARQGGRAA from the coding sequence GTGTCCCTCAAAGCCCGCCTCGCCGTCACGCTCACGATCGCCTTCCTCGTCATCCTGACGATCGGCAGCGCGCTGACCTTCCGGCAGGCGACGCAGAACATCGCCGCCGAGCTCAGCGCCGCCCGCAGCGTCGCCAACAACCGGGTGGCGCAGCTGATCGCCGAGCTGCCCGCCTCGCGCGACGTGCCGGGCAAGCTGGCGAGCTTCGTGCGCGCCTTCAACGGCGACCGCCACGTCCAGATCATGCTGATCGACGCGACCGGCGCCGTGCGGGACTTCTCGCAGCCGGCGCAGGATGGCGGCGCCCTTCCGGCCTGGTTCGTGCAGCTGCTCGCCCCGGAACCGTCGGTGACGGTCATGCCGCTGTCGGGCAGCGCCCTGCCGATGACCGGCGCGGTGGTGTCGATCGACCCGCGCAACGAACTCGCCGATACCTGGACGGAACTCTCGGTCAGCTTCGCCATCCTGGCACTGTTCGTGCTGATCGCCTTCGTGGCGGTGTGGGTGGTCGCCGACCGGGCGCTGCGCCCGCTGGACGCGATCCAGGCGGGCTTCGGGCGGATCGGCGGCGGCGACTATGCCACGCCGGTGGAAGCTGCGGGGCCGCCGGAAATGCGCAGCCTGGCGGCCGGGTTCAATCGCATGGCGAGCCAGCTCGACGAGGTCTCCGCGCGCAATCGCCGGCTCTCCGAGCAGCTGCTGCGGCTGCAGGACGAGGAGCGCGCCGAACTCGCCCGCGACCTGCACGATGAGGTCGGGCCGCTGCTCTTCGCCATCGACGTCGATGCCTCGGCGATCGCGCGGCTGGCGCGGCGCGACACGCCGCAGGGCCCGCTCGCCGAACGCGCCGAGGCGATCAAGCAGGCGGCGCACCAGGCGCGCCGCGAGGTGCGGCGAATCCTCGGCGGCCTGCGCCCCGGCCTGCTGCCGGGCCTCGGCCTCAAGGTGGCGGTGGAGACGATGCTCGGCGAACTCGCCCGGCGGCACCCGGACGTCGCCTTCGTCGCCGACGTCGCCGACGGCGACTGGGGCGGGCCAACCGAGACGCTGCTGCAGCGGGTGGTCCGCGAGGCGGTCAATAACGCGCTGCGGCACGGCCACCCGGGGCGCATCGCCGTGCACGTCGCGCCGCGGGACGGGCGCCTGTGGTTCGAGATCGTCGACGATGGCGGCGGCCTGCCGGCCGGCGGCCCGACCGGCGGTTTCGGCCTGATCGGCATGCGCGAGCGTATCGAGGCGGCGAGCGGCGATCTGACGGTGACGCAGGTGGCATTGCCGCCGGGGGTGCGGCTGTCGGGCAGCGTGCCGCTCGCGGCGCACGACGAGGCGCGGCAAGGGGGAAGAGCGGCATGA
- a CDS encoding ABC transporter substrate-binding protein: protein MLAPVCGGALAQAAAPAANAPAAAPAETQAQSVRIGFLRTYERTLALSVLDIPPEDIGLAGANLAIVDNNTTGSFMGQNFELEVVTLAPGEDVAEPARQMLADGIQYIVTDLSAEDTLTVADIAGETGTLVFNAGAVDDRLRGEACRANMLHTAPSRAMLTDGLAQYLMWKQWRNWALVEGEHEGDQLFAAAMKKSATKFGGTIVGEKVFEDAGGARATDSGQALVQRQIPVFLQDLPDHDVLLVADESEVFGSYVPWRTWVPRPVAGTAGLTAGSWHPASEQWGGAQIQNRFEDSAGRRMQSKDMQAWTAVRVIGEAASRTQSTDPAAIAEFIKGDDFAIAAFKGQRLTFRDWDWQLRQPILLGTEDSVVSASPQEGFLHQVSELDTLGVDEPETECSFEN, encoded by the coding sequence ATGCTGGCGCCGGTCTGCGGCGGCGCGCTCGCCCAGGCTGCCGCGCCGGCGGCGAACGCGCCCGCCGCGGCGCCGGCCGAGACGCAGGCACAATCGGTGCGGATCGGATTCCTGCGCACCTACGAACGCACCCTCGCCCTGTCGGTGCTCGACATTCCGCCCGAGGATATCGGCCTTGCCGGCGCCAATCTCGCCATCGTCGACAACAACACCACCGGCTCGTTCATGGGCCAGAACTTCGAGCTCGAGGTCGTCACGCTGGCGCCCGGCGAAGACGTGGCGGAGCCGGCGCGCCAGATGCTGGCGGACGGCATCCAGTACATCGTCACCGACCTCTCCGCCGAGGACACGCTGACCGTCGCGGACATCGCGGGCGAGACCGGCACGCTGGTGTTCAATGCCGGCGCGGTCGACGACCGCCTGCGCGGCGAGGCGTGCCGCGCCAACATGCTGCACACGGCGCCGTCGCGCGCGATGCTCACCGACGGCCTCGCCCAGTATCTGATGTGGAAGCAGTGGCGGAACTGGGCGCTCGTCGAAGGCGAGCACGAGGGCGACCAGCTGTTCGCCGCGGCGATGAAGAAGTCGGCCACCAAGTTCGGCGGCACCATCGTCGGCGAGAAGGTCTTCGAGGATGCCGGCGGCGCCCGCGCCACCGATTCCGGCCAGGCGCTGGTGCAGCGCCAGATCCCGGTGTTCCTGCAGGACCTGCCGGATCACGACGTGCTGCTCGTCGCCGACGAGAGCGAGGTGTTCGGCAGTTACGTGCCCTGGCGTACCTGGGTGCCGCGCCCCGTCGCCGGCACCGCCGGCCTGACCGCCGGCTCCTGGCACCCGGCCAGCGAGCAGTGGGGCGGCGCCCAGATCCAGAACCGCTTCGAGGATTCCGCCGGCCGGCGCATGCAGTCGAAGGACATGCAAGCCTGGACCGCCGTGCGGGTCATCGGCGAGGCCGCCTCGCGGACGCAGTCGACCGACCCCGCCGCGATCGCCGAATTCATCAAGGGCGACGATTTCGCCATCGCCGCCTTCAAGGGCCAGCGTCTCACCTTCCGCGACTGGGACTGGCAGCTGCGCCAGCCGATCCTGCTGGGCACCGAGGATTCGGTGGTCTCGGCCTCGCCGCAGGAGGGTTTCCTGCACCAGGTCTCCGAACTCGACACGCTGGGCGTCGACGAGCCGGAGACCGAGTGCAGCTTCGAGAACTAG
- a CDS encoding DUF3280 domain-containing protein — protein MIEFLLCRGAHRGRQARLFPVVLLATLLAGPAFATDRTVAVFDFELIDSSLDGQMLGENAGEQARLETMAPAIREAVEELDGYTVVDTEAVREKARSHHLESCGNCALSFAKEVGAEIAVIGSVQKVSNLILNINAYAFDVETGQPIARGSADIRSNTEESWQRGIDYLWDNVLKKQFEEAR, from the coding sequence ATGATCGAATTCCTATTGTGTCGCGGAGCCCATCGCGGAAGACAAGCACGACTTTTTCCCGTTGTGCTGCTGGCGACGCTGCTTGCCGGACCGGCCTTCGCCACCGACCGGACCGTCGCGGTGTTCGATTTCGAGCTGATCGATTCCAGCCTCGACGGCCAGATGCTGGGCGAGAATGCCGGCGAGCAGGCACGGCTGGAGACGATGGCGCCGGCGATCCGCGAGGCCGTCGAGGAGCTCGACGGCTACACGGTCGTCGACACCGAGGCGGTGCGCGAGAAGGCGCGGTCGCACCATCTGGAAAGCTGCGGCAACTGCGCGCTGAGCTTCGCCAAGGAAGTCGGCGCCGAGATCGCAGTCATCGGCTCGGTGCAGAAGGTCTCGAACCTGATCCTCAACATCAACGCCTATGCCTTCGACGTGGAGACCGGCCAGCCGATCGCCCGCGGCAGCGCCGACATCCGCTCCAACACCGAGGAGAGCTGGCAGCGCGGCATCGACTATCTGTGGGACAACGTCCTGAAGAAGCAGTTCGAGGAAGCCCGTTGA
- a CDS encoding (5-formylfuran-3-yl)methyl phosphate synthase, with the protein MIRLLASVTGPEEAEIVIAGGADLVDLKDPRRGALGAATPAVLAATLQAVAGRRPVSAVAGDLPMEPAVVVREVTARLAADYVKIGLFPASREARLSVIEALRPLASKTRLIAVFFADGDPDFDLLPALAEAGFAGAMIDTLGKTSGRLTASLSPARLWDFVRRSRGLGLMSGLAGSLEPPDVARLVVLQPDYLGFRGALTDGPRDGPVTLEAVRAIRALIPRDGQAAAATPASGAGDRIFVRDFDLPLEIGAYGHERGRKQQVRFSVEAEIDAIAPDARSIGAVYSYDVIIDAIRALAESGHTDLVETLALDLARTILADARVREVTVRVEKLELGPRAVGVEITRRREDTAPA; encoded by the coding sequence TTGATCAGGCTGCTGGCAAGCGTCACCGGGCCGGAGGAGGCGGAGATCGTCATCGCCGGCGGCGCCGACCTCGTCGATCTCAAGGACCCGCGCCGCGGCGCCCTGGGCGCTGCGACGCCGGCGGTGCTGGCAGCGACGCTGCAGGCCGTGGCCGGGCGGCGGCCGGTCTCGGCGGTGGCCGGCGACCTGCCGATGGAGCCGGCGGTCGTGGTGCGCGAGGTGACCGCCCGGCTGGCGGCCGACTACGTGAAGATCGGCCTGTTCCCGGCGAGCCGCGAGGCGCGGCTGTCGGTGATCGAGGCGCTGCGGCCGCTGGCATCGAAGACCCGCCTGATCGCGGTGTTCTTCGCCGATGGCGACCCGGATTTCGACCTCCTTCCGGCGCTGGCCGAGGCCGGATTCGCCGGGGCGATGATCGATACACTCGGCAAGACGAGCGGCCGGCTGACCGCCTCGCTGTCGCCCGCCCGGCTCTGGGACTTCGTGCGGCGCAGCCGGGGGCTCGGGCTGATGAGCGGCCTTGCGGGCTCGCTGGAGCCGCCGGACGTGGCGCGGCTGGTCGTGCTGCAGCCGGACTATCTCGGCTTCCGCGGCGCGCTCACCGACGGTCCGCGCGACGGACCGGTGACGCTCGAGGCGGTGCGGGCGATCCGCGCGCTGATCCCGCGGGACGGGCAGGCCGCCGCGGCGACGCCCGCCAGCGGCGCCGGCGACCGGATCTTCGTGCGGGACTTCGACCTGCCGCTGGAGATCGGCGCCTATGGCCACGAGCGCGGGCGCAAGCAGCAGGTGCGGTTCTCGGTCGAGGCGGAGATCGACGCGATCGCGCCCGACGCGCGGTCGATCGGCGCGGTCTATTCCTACGACGTGATCATCGACGCGATAAGGGCCTTGGCGGAGAGCGGCCATACCGACCTCGTCGAGACGCTGGCGCTCGATCTCGCCCGCACGATCCTCGCCGATGCCCGCGTTCGGGAGGTCACCGTCAGGGTCGAGAAGCTGGAGCTCGGCCCGCGCGCGGTGGGCGTCGAGATCACCCGCCGGCGCGAGGACACCGCCCCGGCTTAG
- a CDS encoding amino acid kinase: MKDIVVVKFGGSCAASSDLARWVAAVEKTRIPLVIVPGGGPFANTVRRYQQRIGYDDEAAHEMAILAMEQFGCALVSLASRLVKAGTTEAIMKALDEGRIPVWMPRDAVLADPSIPKDWCVTSDSLAAWLAGQLPGARLCLVKQIDIPESATVEALVGAHVVDDCFAQLLDAATQVYVAGPADLASAGLRLEEGQIPGRLVAGQTAAVPAMAG, from the coding sequence ATGAAGGACATCGTGGTCGTGAAGTTCGGCGGCAGCTGCGCCGCTTCGTCGGATCTGGCGCGCTGGGTGGCGGCGGTCGAGAAGACGCGGATACCGCTGGTGATCGTGCCCGGCGGCGGCCCCTTCGCCAATACCGTCAGGCGCTACCAGCAGCGTATCGGCTACGACGACGAGGCGGCGCACGAGATGGCGATCCTCGCCATGGAACAGTTCGGCTGCGCCCTCGTCAGCCTCGCCAGTCGCCTGGTCAAGGCGGGCACGACCGAGGCGATCATGAAGGCGCTGGACGAGGGCCGGATCCCGGTGTGGATGCCGCGCGACGCGGTGCTGGCGGACCCGAGCATCCCGAAGGACTGGTGCGTGACCTCGGACAGCCTCGCGGCATGGCTGGCGGGGCAGCTGCCGGGCGCGCGGCTCTGCCTGGTCAAGCAGATCGACATACCGGAGAGCGCCACGGTGGAGGCGCTGGTCGGCGCGCATGTGGTCGACGACTGCTTCGCCCAGCTGCTCGATGCGGCGACCCAAGTCTATGTCGCGGGTCCCGCGGACCTCGCCTCGGCGGGGCTGCGGCTCGAAGAGGGCCAGATTCCCGGCAGGCTCGTGGCCGGGCAGACCGCCGCCGTCCCGGCGATGGCCGGATGA
- a CDS encoding DUF6513 domain-containing protein — translation MATERLLFVTGHLARPRLERVLTGLGETAFGWAIADIGVKVAALATGEIIERRLKRPVEADRVILPGRCRADLDSLSSSFGVPFVRGPDELADLPAFLGRKGTPPDLSRHDMRIFAEIVDASALSVEEIVRRAEPMRAAGADVIDLGCLPDTPFAHLEDAVQALKAAGHRVSVDSANPDELSRGNRAGADFLLSLTEETLSIARDGNAVPILVPARPHDFASLERAIGKAREMGIDFIADPILDPIHFGFSASLVRYHRLREAFPDIEILMGTGNLTELTDADTSGITATLLGICSELSIRNLLVVHVSPHTRATVEEHDAARRMLFAAREDGALPRGYSSALLQVHDVKPFAATPAELAEQAATIRDRNYRIETAEDGIHLYNRDGHFIETDAFEFFPHLEVENDTGHAFYLGAELQKAEIAWRLGKRYAQDAALDFGAAAPPREDDRTRLEAAGHTLKAKKPPA, via the coding sequence ATGGCGACGGAACGACTGCTCTTTGTCACCGGGCATCTGGCCCGGCCCCGGCTCGAACGGGTGCTGACCGGCCTCGGCGAGACGGCGTTCGGCTGGGCGATCGCCGATATCGGCGTGAAGGTGGCGGCGCTCGCCACCGGCGAGATCATCGAGCGGCGGCTGAAGCGGCCGGTCGAGGCGGACCGCGTCATCCTGCCCGGCCGCTGCCGCGCCGATCTCGACAGTCTTTCGTCGAGCTTCGGCGTGCCCTTCGTGCGCGGCCCGGACGAACTCGCCGACCTGCCGGCGTTCCTCGGCCGCAAGGGCACGCCGCCGGACCTGTCGCGCCACGACATGCGGATCTTCGCGGAGATCGTCGACGCCTCGGCGCTTTCCGTGGAGGAGATCGTCCGGCGGGCCGAACCCATGCGCGCCGCCGGCGCCGACGTGATCGACCTCGGCTGCCTGCCCGACACGCCGTTCGCGCATCTGGAAGACGCCGTGCAGGCGCTGAAGGCGGCGGGCCACCGTGTCAGCGTCGATTCCGCCAATCCGGACGAGCTGTCGCGCGGCAACCGCGCCGGGGCTGACTTCCTGCTCAGCCTCACCGAGGAGACGCTGTCGATCGCCCGCGACGGCAACGCCGTGCCGATCCTGGTGCCGGCGCGGCCGCATGATTTCGCCTCGCTGGAACGGGCGATCGGCAAGGCGCGGGAGATGGGAATCGACTTCATCGCCGACCCGATCCTCGACCCGATCCATTTCGGCTTTTCCGCCTCGCTGGTGCGCTATCACCGGCTGCGCGAAGCCTTCCCGGACATCGAGATCCTGATGGGGACCGGCAACCTCACCGAACTCACCGACGCCGACACGTCGGGGATCACCGCGACGCTGCTCGGCATCTGCTCGGAACTGTCGATCCGCAACCTGCTCGTCGTGCATGTCAGCCCGCACACGCGGGCGACGGTGGAGGAGCACGACGCGGCACGCCGCATGCTGTTCGCGGCGCGCGAGGATGGCGCCCTGCCGCGCGGCTACTCCTCGGCGCTGCTGCAGGTGCACGACGTGAAGCCCTTCGCGGCGACCCCGGCCGAGCTCGCCGAGCAGGCGGCGACGATCAGGGACCGCAACTACCGGATCGAGACCGCCGAGGACGGCATCCATCTCTACAACCGCGACGGCCACTTCATCGAGACCGACGCGTTCGAGTTCTTCCCGCATCTCGAGGTGGAGAACGATACCGGCCACGCCTTCTATCTCGGGGCCGAGCTGCAGAAGGCCGAGATCGCCTGGCGGCTCGGCAAGCGCTATGCCCAGGATGCGGCGCTCGACTTCGGCGCCGCGGCGCCGCCGCGCGAGGACGACCGCACCCGGCTGGAGGCCGCCGGCCACACGCTGAAGGCGAAGAAGCCGCCCGCCTGA
- a CDS encoding DUF447 domain-containing protein, translating to MPYIRETILTTISNDGAVHIAPLGIIQDGDHWIIAPFRPSTTLANIEATGVAVVNYTDEAKIFAGCLTGRRDWPLVAVPDCRVPRLEAALSHDVLEVVSVKEDATRPRFTCRVAASGQHRPFQGMNRAKAAVLEAAILVSRLHMLPADKIEDEIAYLKIAIDKTAGPDEEQAWYWLLEKVIDHLATVEGKS from the coding sequence ATGCCCTATATCCGCGAGACCATCCTCACCACGATCTCGAACGACGGCGCGGTCCACATCGCGCCGCTCGGCATCATCCAGGACGGCGACCACTGGATCATCGCGCCGTTCCGCCCGTCGACGACGCTGGCGAACATCGAGGCGACCGGGGTGGCGGTGGTCAACTATACCGACGAGGCGAAGATCTTCGCCGGCTGCCTGACCGGGCGGCGCGACTGGCCGCTCGTGGCGGTGCCGGACTGCCGCGTGCCGCGGCTCGAGGCGGCGCTGTCTCACGACGTGCTCGAGGTCGTCTCGGTGAAGGAGGACGCGACGCGGCCGCGCTTCACCTGCCGGGTGGCAGCTTCCGGCCAGCACCGGCCGTTCCAGGGCATGAACCGCGCCAAGGCGGCGGTGCTGGAGGCGGCGATCCTGGTCAGCCGTCTGCACATGCTGCCGGCCGACAAGATCGAGGACGAGATCGCGTACCTCAAGATCGCCATCGACAAGACCGCCGGCCCCGACGAGGAGCAGGCCTGGTACTGGCTCCTGGAGAAGGTGATCGACCATCTGGCGACGGTGGAAGGCAAGAGCTGA
- a CDS encoding 2Fe-2S iron-sulfur cluster-binding protein: MAPRGPVVGTKGPGDFTVINLTINGTEHQLDADVRTSLLDALRDHLALTGTKKGCDHGQCGACTVLVNGRRINSCLTLAVMHEGDAITTIEGLGAPGNLSPMQEAFLHHDGFQCGYCTPGQIVSATGMLDEVGKGWPSHVSGSLDGGAELSDEEISERMSGNLCRCSAYPNIVDAIRTASGKPAKTGESA, encoded by the coding sequence CTGGCGCCGCGCGGGCCGGTCGTCGGGACGAAGGGACCAGGGGACTTCACAGTGATCAATCTCACCATCAACGGCACCGAGCACCAGCTCGATGCGGACGTCAGGACGTCGCTGCTCGACGCGTTGCGCGACCATCTGGCGCTGACCGGGACCAAGAAGGGCTGCGACCACGGGCAGTGCGGCGCCTGCACCGTGCTGGTCAACGGCAGGCGGATCAATTCCTGCCTGACGCTGGCGGTGATGCACGAGGGCGACGCGATCACCACGATCGAGGGCCTTGGTGCGCCCGGTAATCTCAGCCCGATGCAGGAAGCCTTCCTGCACCATGACGGCTTCCAGTGCGGCTACTGCACGCCCGGCCAGATCGTCTCGGCGACCGGCATGCTGGACGAGGTCGGCAAGGGCTGGCCGAGCCATGTCAGCGGCAGCCTCGACGGGGGCGCCGAGCTTTCCGACGAGGAGATCTCCGAGCGGATGAGCGGCAATCTCTGCCGCTGCTCGGCGTATCCGAACATCGTCGACGCCATCCGCACGGCCAGCGGCAAGCCCGCCAAGACCGGAGAATCGGCATGA
- a CDS encoding xanthine dehydrogenase family protein subunit M, with translation MREFEYNRATDVADAIRLSGTTMGRFIAGGTNLLDLMKLEVETPDGLIDISRLPLKDITVADDGRLRIGALVPNSDLAADERVRRDYPVLARALLAGASGQLRNKATTGGNLLQRTRCYYFYDTTAPCNKREPGSGCGAIGGFNRIHAILGASDKCIATHPSDMAVALRALGATIETRKTDGSTSEIPIEDFYRLPGETPEIETNLEPGELITAVVLPKPAGGVQRYRKVRDRASYAFALVSVAAVIRMEGGKIAAASLAFGGLAHMPWRDAAVEAALVGQAPSKELFAKAADILLKDARGQGENDFKIPLTRRTLAAVLREATTEGATA, from the coding sequence ATGAGGGAATTCGAGTACAACCGCGCCACGGATGTCGCCGACGCGATCCGCCTCTCCGGCACGACGATGGGCCGCTTCATCGCCGGCGGCACCAATCTCCTCGACCTGATGAAGCTGGAGGTCGAGACGCCGGACGGCCTCATCGACATCAGCCGCCTGCCGTTGAAGGACATCACCGTCGCCGACGACGGCCGGCTGCGGATCGGGGCGCTGGTTCCCAATTCCGATCTCGCCGCCGACGAGCGCGTGCGGCGTGACTATCCGGTGCTGGCGCGGGCGCTGCTCGCCGGCGCCTCCGGGCAGCTGCGCAACAAGGCAACGACCGGCGGTAATCTCCTGCAGCGCACCCGCTGCTATTATTTCTACGACACCACGGCGCCCTGCAACAAGCGCGAGCCCGGCTCCGGCTGCGGCGCCATCGGCGGCTTCAACCGCATCCACGCCATTCTCGGCGCCAGCGACAAGTGCATCGCCACGCATCCGTCCGACATGGCGGTCGCCCTGAGGGCGCTCGGCGCGACGATCGAGACGCGCAAGACCGACGGCTCGACGTCGGAGATCCCGATCGAGGATTTCTATCGGCTGCCGGGCGAGACGCCGGAGATCGAGACCAATCTCGAGCCGGGCGAACTGATCACCGCGGTGGTGCTGCCGAAGCCGGCCGGCGGCGTGCAGCGCTACCGCAAGGTCCGCGACCGGGCGTCCTACGCCTTTGCGCTGGTCTCGGTGGCGGCGGTCATCCGCATGGAAGGCGGCAAGATCGCGGCGGCGAGCCTCGCCTTCGGCGGGCTGGCGCACATGCCGTGGCGCGATGCGGCCGTCGAGGCGGCGCTGGTCGGCCAGGCGCCGTCGAAGGAGCTGTTCGCCAAGGCCGCCGACATCCTCCTCAAGGATGCCAGGGGCCAGGGCGAGAACGATTTCAAGATCCCGCTGACCCGGCGAACGCTCGCCGCCGTGCTGCGCGAAGCCACCACCGAGGGAGCAACCGCATGA